One genomic segment of Pseudomonadota bacterium includes these proteins:
- the pilB gene encoding type IV-A pilus assembly ATPase PilB translates to MNDNASLALGGNRSGLGGLPQRLVQDGVVEEAAMLSALQSAKDRKSSFVTQLISAGAAKARDIAIAASAEFGVPLYDLDSHSVDLDIVKLVQDKLVQKHRCLPLYRRGKRLFLAVADPTNLHAIDEIKFQTGMGIEAVVVEDDKLQKAIDKAVEQADTAMPNLVDDETGFDLENLDVTGGDDEAEGAGVSRDDIEDAPIVRFVNKLLLDAIRRGASDIHFEPYEKMYRIRLRIDGVLKEVAQPPVQLAMKLSARLKVMSRLDIAERRVPQDGRIKMKLSKTRAIDFRVSSCPTLFGEKIVCRILDPSSAMLGIDALGYEPFQREIYLKNLAKPQGMILVTGPTGSGKTVSLYTGLNILNREDTNISTAEDPAEINLPGVNQVNVNNKVGLTFASALRAFLRQDPDVVMVGEIRDLETAEIAIKAAQTGHLVLSTLHTNDAPQTLTRLVDMGVKPYAIATSVSLIIAQRLARKLCSQCKVIVDVPAEALLKEGFQEADVKAGIKIYGAKGCSACSDGYKGRCGIYQVMPVTEALGRIIMEGGNAIDIADQAAKEGVWDLRRAGLEKVRQGLTSLEEVNSVTLE, encoded by the coding sequence ATGAATGACAACGCATCTCTAGCGCTCGGCGGCAATCGCTCGGGTCTCGGTGGCTTGCCGCAGAGGCTCGTGCAGGACGGCGTCGTCGAAGAGGCGGCCATGCTGAGTGCGCTGCAGTCCGCCAAGGACCGCAAATCCAGTTTCGTCACGCAGCTCATCTCCGCTGGAGCCGCGAAAGCGCGCGACATCGCCATCGCCGCCTCTGCCGAATTCGGCGTGCCGTTGTACGACCTCGACTCACACAGCGTCGATCTCGACATCGTCAAGTTGGTTCAGGACAAACTAGTCCAGAAGCATCGCTGCCTGCCCTTATATCGTCGCGGCAAGCGCTTGTTCCTCGCAGTCGCGGACCCGACCAATCTGCATGCGATCGACGAGATCAAGTTTCAGACTGGCATGGGCATCGAGGCGGTGGTCGTCGAAGACGACAAACTGCAGAAGGCCATCGACAAGGCGGTCGAGCAGGCCGACACCGCCATGCCCAATCTCGTCGACGACGAGACCGGCTTCGATCTTGAAAACCTCGATGTTACCGGCGGCGACGACGAGGCCGAAGGCGCCGGGGTATCGCGCGACGACATCGAAGACGCGCCCATCGTGCGCTTCGTCAACAAATTGTTGTTAGATGCCATCCGCCGCGGCGCCTCCGACATCCACTTCGAGCCGTACGAGAAGATGTACCGCATCCGTCTGCGCATCGACGGCGTGCTGAAGGAAGTGGCCCAGCCGCCGGTGCAGCTCGCGATGAAGCTCTCCGCGCGCCTGAAGGTCATGTCGCGCCTCGACATCGCCGAGCGCCGCGTGCCGCAGGACGGCCGCATCAAGATGAAGCTTTCGAAGACTCGCGCGATCGACTTCCGCGTGAGCTCCTGCCCCACCTTGTTCGGCGAGAAGATCGTCTGCCGTATTCTCGACCCGTCGTCCGCGATGCTCGGCATCGACGCGCTGGGTTACGAGCCGTTCCAGCGCGAGATCTATCTCAAGAACCTGGCGAAGCCGCAGGGCATGATCCTCGTCACCGGGCCCACGGGTTCGGGCAAGACCGTGTCGCTGTACACCGGCCTCAACATCCTCAACCGCGAAGACACGAACATCTCGACCGCGGAAGACCCGGCGGAAATCAATCTGCCCGGCGTCAACCAGGTCAACGTCAACAACAAGGTGGGCCTCACCTTCGCGAGCGCGCTGCGCGCGTTCCTGCGCCAGGATCCGGACGTCGTCATGGTCGGCGAAATCCGCGACCTCGAGACGGCGGAGATCGCCATCAAGGCCGCACAGACCGGCCACTTGGTGCTGTCCACGCTGCACACCAACGACGCGCCGCAAACCCTCACGCGTCTGGTCGACATGGGCGTGAAGCCCTATGCAATCGCGACGTCAGTCAGCCTGATCATCGCGCAGCGCCTCGCGCGCAAGTTGTGCTCGCAGTGCAAAGTCATCGTCGATGTGCCCGCCGAAGCGCTGCTCAAAGAAGGTTTCCAGGAAGCCGACGTCAAAGCCGGCATCAAGATTTATGGCGCCAAAGGTTGCTCGGCCTGCAGCGACGGTTATAAGGGCCGCTGCGGCATCTACCAGGTCATGCCAGTAACCGAAGCGCTCGGACGCATCATCATGGAAGGCGGCAATGCAATCGACATCGCCGACCAGGCGGCGAAGGAAGGCGTGTGGGATCTACGCCGCGCGGGATTGGAGAAAGTCAGGCAGGGCTTGACCAGTCTCGAAGAAGTAAACAGCGTCACGCTCGAATAA
- a CDS encoding type II secretion system F family protein — translation MATAAATQSARGVKRDVPFSWAGMDKKGNRITGKSLAPDETALRADLRRQGIAVSKIKKQSQAFKSGGKVKAEDIAVFSRQLATMLAAGIPLVQAFEIVGNGNDKPAMQKLILDIKADVEGGTSLHEALAKHPLHFDDLFVNLVEAGEQAGALETLLDKIATYKEKTEALKKKVKKALFYPAAVMVVAVVVTVILLIFVIPQFESLFKGFGADLPAFTQFVIDLSRGLQDNGVFVAMVVAGIFWTFFYFKKRSKAMREFLDRALLKFPIIGPIMYKSSVARFARTLSTMFAAGVPLVEALESVAGATGNIVFENAVLKMRDEVATGQRLQRAMENTGLFPNMVIQMIAVGEEAGALDAMSGKVATFYEAEVDNAVDSMSSLLEPLIMAILGVLVGGLVIAMYLPIFKLGAVV, via the coding sequence ATGGCAACTGCAGCAGCAACTCAATCCGCCCGAGGCGTCAAGCGCGACGTTCCTTTCTCATGGGCCGGCATGGACAAGAAAGGCAACCGCATCACGGGCAAGAGCCTCGCCCCTGACGAAACTGCGCTGCGTGCCGACCTGCGCCGTCAGGGCATCGCGGTCAGCAAGATCAAGAAACAGTCGCAGGCCTTCAAGAGCGGCGGCAAGGTAAAGGCCGAGGACATCGCCGTTTTCAGCCGCCAGCTCGCGACCATGCTCGCCGCAGGCATTCCGCTGGTGCAGGCCTTCGAGATCGTGGGCAACGGCAACGACAAGCCCGCGATGCAGAAACTGATCCTCGATATCAAGGCCGACGTCGAAGGCGGCACTTCGCTGCACGAAGCGCTGGCCAAACATCCGCTGCATTTCGACGATCTTTTCGTCAACCTCGTGGAAGCGGGCGAACAGGCCGGCGCGCTTGAAACGCTGCTCGACAAAATCGCGACCTACAAGGAAAAGACCGAAGCGCTGAAGAAGAAGGTGAAGAAAGCCTTGTTCTATCCTGCGGCGGTCATGGTCGTCGCGGTCGTAGTCACCGTGATCCTACTCATCTTCGTGATTCCGCAGTTCGAATCGCTGTTCAAGGGTTTCGGCGCGGATTTGCCCGCGTTTACCCAATTCGTCATCGACTTGTCGCGTGGGCTGCAGGACAACGGCGTCTTCGTAGCGATGGTCGTCGCCGGCATCTTCTGGACGTTTTTCTATTTCAAGAAACGTTCCAAGGCCATGCGCGAGTTCCTCGACCGCGCACTGCTCAAGTTCCCGATCATCGGGCCCATCATGTACAAATCGTCCGTCGCGCGTTTCGCGCGCACGTTGTCGACGATGTTCGCCGCCGGCGTGCCGCTGGTCGAAGCGCTCGAATCCGTCGCCGGTGCCACCGGCAACATTGTGTTCGAGAACGCCGTACTCAAGATGCGCGATGAAGTCGCCACCGGTCAGCGTCTGCAACGCGCCATGGAAAACACCGGCCTGTTCCCGAACATGGTCATCCAGATGATCGCGGTCGGTGAAGAAGCGGGCGCGCTCGATGCGATGTCCGGCAAGGTCGCAACGTTCTACGAAGCGGAAGTGGACAACGCAGTCGACAGCATGTCCTCGTTGCTCGAGCCGTTGATCATGGCAATCCTCGGCGTGCTGGTCGGCGGTCTGGTCATCGCGATGTACCTGCCTATCTTCAAACTGGGCGCCGTGGTGTAA
- a CDS encoding A24 family peptidase, with the protein MVGSFLNVVIYRVPIMMDRELRAECAAFAGSEAVAPPVFNIITPRSACPSCKAPITALQNIPVVSWLALRGKCANCKTPISARYPAVELATGLLSGFIAWHFGFSGLALAALAFTWLLIALTMIDFDTQYLPDQLTYPLLWLGLIVSLWHPVWAPGGDPVGPRESIIGAVAGYLSLWSVYWAFKLLTGKEGMGYGDFKLFAALGAWLGWQMLLPIIVFASGVGAIFGVFVMIRQRKGKDTQLAFGPFLAIAGWLALIAGHAVVSRYLALFTPHA; encoded by the coding sequence ATGGTCGGCAGTTTCCTGAACGTCGTGATCTATCGTGTTCCCATCATGATGGATCGCGAGTTGCGCGCGGAATGTGCGGCGTTCGCCGGCAGTGAGGCCGTGGCACCGCCCGTGTTCAACATCATCACGCCTCGCTCTGCCTGCCCCTCGTGCAAGGCGCCGATCACCGCGCTGCAAAACATTCCGGTAGTGAGCTGGCTGGCGCTGCGCGGCAAGTGCGCGAATTGCAAGACACCCATCAGCGCGCGTTATCCCGCCGTCGAGCTAGCTACCGGCCTGCTGTCCGGGTTCATTGCCTGGCACTTCGGTTTCAGCGGGCTGGCGCTCGCGGCCCTGGCATTCACCTGGCTGCTGATCGCGCTCACGATGATCGATTTCGACACGCAGTACCTCCCGGACCAGCTCACCTATCCACTTTTGTGGCTGGGGTTGATCGTGAGTCTGTGGCACCCGGTCTGGGCGCCGGGAGGCGATCCGGTGGGGCCGCGCGAGAGCATCATCGGCGCGGTCGCCGGGTACCTGAGCCTGTGGAGCGTGTACTGGGCGTTCAAGCTGCTCACCGGCAAGGAGGGCATGGGTTATGGGGACTTCAAGCTGTTCGCCGCGCTCGGCGCCTGGCTGGGCTGGCAGATGTTGCTGCCCATCATCGTGTTCGCGTCGGGCGTCGGTGCGATATTCGGTGTGTTCGTCATGATCCGCCAGCGCAAGGGCAAGGACACGCAGCTCGCGTTCGGTCCGTTTCTGGCGATCGCCGGCTGGCTGGCGCTGATCGCGGGCCATGCCGTCGTGTCGCGCTATCTCGCGCTGTTCACGCCGCACGCCTGA
- the coaE gene encoding dephospho-CoA kinase (Dephospho-CoA kinase (CoaE) performs the final step in coenzyme A biosynthesis.), with product MGLTGGIACGKTTVANLFAALGATLVDTDMLAREVVAPGTTLLAKIVEHFGAAVCAADGSLDRRALRARIFSSPAERRWLEELTHPAIRELTDGRSKARKGSYVMVAIPLLVETGGAQRFDRVLVVDCEPELQLARLQARDGTPRAEAERMLAAQATRAERLAVADDVVSNNGDVAALRDQVERLHRQYVAASRAQSDKVAT from the coding sequence GTGGGGCTCACCGGCGGGATCGCCTGCGGCAAGACCACCGTCGCCAATCTTTTCGCCGCGCTCGGAGCGACTCTCGTTGACACCGACATGCTGGCACGCGAAGTCGTGGCCCCAGGAACGACGCTGCTGGCGAAGATCGTCGAGCACTTCGGCGCCGCGGTGTGCGCCGCGGATGGCAGCCTCGACCGACGCGCGTTGCGCGCGCGCATTTTTTCGAGTCCTGCCGAGCGTCGCTGGCTTGAGGAATTGACCCATCCGGCCATCCGCGAGCTGACGGACGGACGCAGCAAGGCACGAAAGGGCAGCTACGTCATGGTCGCGATTCCACTGCTGGTCGAGACGGGCGGCGCGCAGCGCTTCGATCGGGTGCTGGTCGTGGACTGCGAACCTGAATTGCAGCTTGCCCGGCTGCAGGCGCGCGACGGGACCCCGCGGGCGGAGGCCGAGCGCATGCTCGCCGCGCAGGCGACACGCGCGGAACGGCTTGCCGTGGCCGACGACGTCGTCAGCAACAACGGCGATGTCGCCGCCCTGCGCGATCAGGTGGAGAGGCTTCATCGGCAATACGTCGCCGCAAGCCGTGCGCAATCGGATAAGGTCGCGACATGA
- the zapD gene encoding cell division protein ZapD, producing the protein MSEEAQPQHPPAPQAAPLVFEQPLNERMRTFLRLDFLYNQALYHNEMQSQWGSRAAMGSLLDILAIAARGDVRADVQKELERHLAQLNVFQSKPGVDSARLRTVMSNLLRLRADLVACGSNYLAGLKDSEFLSAIKHRSAIPGGTCEFDLPDFFFWLNQATDARARSFNDWLATLRPLCDAIAELLWITRQHGKPRQEIARAGVYHITFERDTPIQLVRIALPADSGLYPETSGSHYRCSVRLLAWNGLQTRPVQTPDDVPFTLTCCT; encoded by the coding sequence ATGTCCGAAGAGGCCCAACCACAGCATCCGCCGGCCCCGCAGGCCGCGCCGCTCGTATTCGAGCAGCCGCTCAACGAGCGCATGCGCACGTTCCTGCGCCTCGATTTTCTCTATAACCAGGCGCTGTATCACAACGAGATGCAGAGCCAGTGGGGCAGCCGCGCCGCCATGGGCAGCCTGCTCGACATCCTCGCCATTGCCGCGCGCGGCGACGTACGCGCGGACGTGCAGAAGGAGCTCGAGCGCCATCTCGCGCAGCTCAACGTGTTCCAGAGCAAGCCGGGGGTCGACTCCGCGCGCCTGCGGACCGTGATGAGCAATCTGCTGCGCCTGCGGGCAGACCTTGTTGCCTGCGGCTCCAACTACCTCGCGGGGCTGAAGGATTCGGAATTCCTTTCCGCGATCAAACATCGCAGCGCGATCCCGGGCGGCACCTGCGAGTTCGACCTGCCGGACTTCTTCTTCTGGTTGAACCAGGCGACCGATGCGCGGGCGCGCTCGTTCAACGATTGGTTAGCCACGTTGCGGCCGCTGTGTGATGCCATCGCCGAACTGTTGTGGATCACGCGGCAGCATGGCAAGCCACGGCAGGAGATCGCGCGTGCCGGGGTTTATCACATCACCTTCGAGCGGGACACGCCTATCCAGTTGGTGCGTATCGCGCTGCCGGCGGATTCGGGGTTGTATCCGGAGACGAGCGGGTCTCACTACCGTTGCAGCGTCCGGCTGCTGGCGTGGAATGGGTTGCAGACGCGGCCGGTGCAGACGCCGGACGACGTGCCGTTCACGCTGACCTGCTGTACTTAG
- a CDS encoding prolyl oligopeptidase family serine peptidase, translating to MSPTKIQYPPAARGEVVAEYHGVRVPDPYRGFEDPDAKATRDWVSAENALAQPYLERLPQRAWLGERLKQLWTYERFGVPERQGNNYFYLRNDGTQDQSVLYVSAGLDATPRVLMDPNGKRDDATIALSQFVPSPSGEILAYALSDAGSDWNTWHFRRVADGVDLPVMLKFSKFHAVSWARDNSGVYYSRYPLKPGQNTATAERGDDAGRPDVYFHKLGDEQAADRLVYRVADNPDYVPAAQVTEDGRYLIIDLSYGYDANAIRVQDLRKKDAKPKDVFGAWDALYQFLGSNGDELYFFTTNAAPRGRVIAVNANNPAPAAWRTVVPQDELAITSSSYIGGRFVVEYSRDACSAVRLYEASGVPAGEVKLPGLGTTKGFSGSGTNSETFFSYTDFLSPQRILRLDVAKNSVSDFRTPSVPADFSPFVTEQVFYGSKDGTRVPMFIIRRRDAPRDGSQPIVLYGYGGFNQIMSPGFNPAIQSWIEMGGIYAVANIRGGGEYGEEWHRAGTRLKKQNVFDDFIAAAEYLIREKFTNPKRLAIRGGSNGGLLVGAVMTQRPELFGAALPAVGVMDMLRYQIASANARQWSTDFGLSDDPAEFKAIYAYSPLHNLKDGVCYPPTLVTTADHDDRVVPWHSFKFAAELQRVQACGNPVLIRVETRAGHGAGKPVWMQIEDIADQFGFVANALGVTAPAN from the coding sequence GTGAGTCCAACCAAAATCCAGTATCCGCCAGCGGCGCGCGGCGAGGTGGTCGCCGAGTACCACGGCGTGCGCGTACCGGATCCATATCGCGGTTTCGAAGATCCGGATGCGAAGGCCACGCGCGACTGGGTCAGCGCGGAAAATGCGCTGGCGCAGCCCTATCTCGAAAGACTGCCGCAACGCGCCTGGCTCGGCGAGCGGCTCAAACAACTCTGGACCTACGAGCGGTTCGGGGTGCCGGAGCGCCAGGGCAACAACTATTTCTATCTGCGCAACGACGGCACGCAGGATCAGAGCGTCCTCTACGTGTCCGCGGGCCTCGATGCGACGCCACGCGTGTTGATGGATCCCAACGGCAAACGCGATGACGCCACCATCGCGCTGTCGCAGTTCGTGCCGAGCCCGAGCGGCGAAATCCTGGCGTACGCACTGTCCGATGCCGGTAGCGACTGGAACACCTGGCACTTCCGTCGCGTCGCCGACGGCGTCGATCTGCCGGTCATGCTCAAGTTCAGCAAGTTCCATGCGGTCTCGTGGGCGCGCGACAACTCGGGGGTCTACTACAGTCGCTATCCACTCAAGCCCGGGCAGAACACCGCGACGGCGGAGCGCGGCGACGATGCCGGTCGGCCCGACGTGTATTTCCACAAGCTCGGGGACGAGCAGGCGGCGGACCGCCTCGTCTATCGAGTGGCAGACAATCCTGACTACGTCCCCGCCGCGCAGGTTACCGAAGACGGCCGTTATCTGATCATCGACCTTTCGTACGGCTACGATGCCAACGCCATCCGCGTGCAGGATCTGCGCAAGAAGGACGCGAAGCCGAAGGACGTGTTCGGCGCGTGGGACGCGTTGTACCAATTCCTGGGTTCCAACGGCGATGAGCTCTATTTCTTCACGACCAACGCCGCGCCGCGTGGACGCGTGATTGCGGTCAATGCCAACAACCCAGCGCCCGCAGCGTGGCGCACCGTGGTGCCGCAGGATGAACTGGCGATCACGAGTTCCAGCTACATCGGCGGACGTTTCGTGGTCGAGTACTCGCGCGACGCGTGCAGCGCCGTGCGGTTGTACGAGGCGAGCGGCGTGCCGGCGGGTGAGGTGAAGCTGCCTGGGCTCGGCACAACCAAGGGTTTCTCGGGCAGCGGCACGAATTCCGAGACGTTTTTCTCTTACACCGATTTCCTGTCGCCGCAGCGCATTCTGCGTCTCGATGTCGCGAAGAATTCCGTCAGCGATTTCCGCACGCCGAGCGTGCCCGCGGATTTTTCGCCGTTCGTGACGGAGCAGGTGTTCTATGGCAGCAAGGATGGCACGCGAGTGCCCATGTTCATCATTCGCCGCAGAGATGCGCCGCGCGATGGCAGCCAGCCGATTGTTCTCTACGGATACGGTGGCTTCAACCAGATCATGTCGCCCGGGTTCAATCCGGCTATCCAGTCCTGGATCGAGATGGGCGGCATCTACGCCGTCGCGAACATCCGCGGCGGCGGCGAATACGGCGAGGAGTGGCATCGCGCCGGCACGCGCCTGAAGAAGCAGAATGTGTTCGACGATTTCATCGCCGCGGCTGAATACCTGATCCGCGAAAAATTCACGAATCCGAAGCGGCTTGCGATCCGGGGCGGCAGCAATGGCGGGTTGTTAGTGGGTGCGGTGATGACACAGCGGCCGGAGTTGTTCGGCGCCGCGCTACCTGCTGTCGGCGTGATGGACATGCTGCGGTACCAGATCGCGAGCGCCAATGCGCGCCAGTGGTCGACCGACTTCGGTCTCTCCGACGACCCGGCGGAGTTCAAGGCTATCTACGCCTACTCGCCGCTGCACAATCTGAAGGACGGCGTGTGTTATCCGCCCACGCTGGTGACGACCGCGGATCACGACGACCGCGTCGTGCCGTGGCACAGCTTCAAGTTCGCGGCCGAACTGCAGCGCGTCCAGGCCTGCGGCAATCCGGTGCTGATCCGCGTCGAAACTCGCGCGGGGCATGGCGCCGGCAAACCGGTCTGGATGCAGATCGAGGATATTGCGGATCAGTTCGGATTCGTGGCGAATGCGCTTGGAGTGACGGCGCCGGCAAACTGA
- a CDS encoding DPP IV N-terminal domain-containing protein: protein MLIAAVPALAEKLPLARLFAAPDLSGPTLRGVKISPDGKLIAYLRAREDDRDRFDLWAYDVAAKRDRRLVDSRTLAGADKALSAEEEARRERQRTSAYSGIVEYSFAPDSRHLLIPLNGDLYVYDLARKPAVAVRRLTSTEGYETDARFSPRSHFVSFVRDQNLYVIDLANGAERAVTREGGGLVSFGMAEFIAQEEMDRDTGYWWSPDERHIALTRVDEAPVAEIERFEIQAAGARIVRQRYPATGAANARVDLFVADLAADSRLQLDLGPQTDIYLPRVDWFPDSRGLAVQRQSRDQKTLELLRFDALTGRGRVLLAEHSDTWVPLHQELTFLQRAPQFIWASSRDGFQHLYLYGNDGKLIRQLTSGEYMVTGESPEAAIRAVDERTRRVYFVANLPSPVERQMFWVSLDAPAAPTRVTTGAGWHSIDMSMDASVFVDVFSDADHPRSVTLRRAGGAPLSVLLPNNLDAAHPYAQYLDEHVTAEFGTLAAADGQLMQYKLLKPRHLEAGKRYPVLVDVYGGPGVQSVKNAWGSLFHQYLVQHGYVVFALDNRGSGFRGARFETALGGRLGGIEVADQVRGVEFLRGLPFVDAKRVGIFGWSYGGYMALMCLMQAPDTFAAGVAGAPVTDWALYDTHYTERYLSTPQANPAGYAAGNVLTFADKLNRPLLIVHGMADDNVLFAHTTALMKKLQDLQKPFDLMTYPGGKHGAIRQSTTGLHASTQIVRFFDRELGPIPH from the coding sequence ATGCTGATTGCCGCTGTCCCCGCGCTCGCGGAAAAACTGCCGCTCGCGCGGTTGTTTGCCGCTCCGGATCTGTCGGGCCCGACGCTGCGCGGCGTGAAGATTTCGCCCGACGGCAAACTCATCGCCTATCTGCGTGCGCGCGAAGACGACAGGGATCGCTTCGACCTGTGGGCCTACGATGTCGCTGCCAAACGCGATCGCCGGCTGGTCGACTCACGCACACTCGCCGGCGCGGATAAAGCCTTGTCTGCCGAAGAGGAGGCGCGGCGCGAACGTCAGCGCACCAGCGCCTATTCGGGCATCGTCGAATACAGCTTCGCCCCCGACAGCCGCCATCTGCTGATTCCGCTCAATGGCGATTTGTATGTATACGACCTGGCGCGCAAACCCGCCGTTGCGGTACGCCGGCTTACGAGCACGGAAGGCTACGAGACCGACGCGCGCTTCTCGCCGCGTTCGCATTTCGTCAGCTTCGTGCGCGACCAGAATCTGTACGTCATCGACCTGGCGAATGGTGCCGAGCGCGCGGTCACGCGCGAAGGCGGCGGCCTCGTGAGCTTCGGCATGGCGGAATTCATCGCGCAGGAAGAGATGGATCGCGACACCGGCTACTGGTGGTCACCCGATGAACGGCACATCGCGTTGACACGGGTGGACGAGGCGCCGGTCGCTGAAATCGAACGCTTCGAGATCCAGGCCGCGGGCGCACGAATCGTGCGGCAGCGGTATCCGGCCACGGGTGCCGCGAACGCGCGCGTCGACCTGTTTGTCGCGGATCTCGCCGCCGACAGCCGCCTCCAGCTGGATCTTGGTCCGCAGACCGACATCTATCTACCGCGTGTGGACTGGTTCCCGGATTCGCGCGGACTCGCCGTGCAGCGGCAGAGCCGCGACCAGAAGACGCTGGAGCTGCTGCGGTTCGACGCGCTCACGGGCCGCGGCCGCGTGTTGCTGGCCGAGCACAGCGACACCTGGGTGCCGCTGCATCAGGAGCTCACGTTCCTGCAGCGCGCGCCGCAGTTCATCTGGGCTTCCTCACGCGACGGCTTCCAGCATCTCTATCTATATGGCAACGACGGCAAGCTGATTCGACAGCTCACGTCGGGCGAATACATGGTGACCGGCGAATCGCCGGAGGCCGCGATCCGGGCCGTCGACGAACGTACGCGCCGCGTGTATTTCGTGGCCAACCTGCCCTCACCCGTCGAACGGCAGATGTTCTGGGTATCGCTCGACGCTCCCGCCGCACCCACGCGTGTCACGACGGGTGCGGGTTGGCACAGCATCGACATGTCGATGGACGCGAGCGTGTTCGTCGACGTTTTCTCCGATGCGGACCACCCGAGAAGCGTGACGCTGCGGCGGGCCGGCGGCGCGCCGCTGTCGGTGTTGCTGCCTAACAATCTGGACGCCGCGCACCCGTACGCGCAATACCTCGACGAACACGTGACGGCGGAGTTCGGTACGCTGGCGGCCGCTGACGGCCAGCTCATGCAGTACAAACTGCTGAAGCCGCGTCACCTCGAGGCGGGCAAGCGATATCCGGTGCTCGTCGACGTGTATGGCGGCCCGGGCGTGCAGAGCGTGAAAAATGCCTGGGGCTCGCTGTTTCATCAGTACCTGGTGCAACACGGCTATGTCGTGTTTGCCCTCGACAATCGCGGCAGTGGCTTCCGCGGCGCGCGTTTCGAGACGGCGCTCGGCGGCCGGTTGGGCGGCATCGAGGTCGCCGACCAGGTGCGGGGCGTGGAATTCCTGCGTGGCCTGCCCTTCGTGGATGCGAAGCGCGTCGGCATCTTCGGCTGGAGCTACGGCGGTTACATGGCATTGATGTGCCTGATGCAGGCGCCCGACACGTTCGCGGCCGGTGTCGCCGGCGCGCCGGTCACCGACTGGGCGCTGTATGACACGCACTACACAGAGCGCTACCTATCTACTCCGCAGGCGAACCCCGCGGGCTACGCCGCCGGCAACGTGCTCACGTTTGCCGACAAGTTGAACCGCCCGCTGCTGATCGTGCACGGCATGGCCGACGACAACGTGCTGTTCGCGCACACGACTGCGTTGATGAAGAAGCTGCAGGACCTGCAGAAGCCGTTCGACTTGATGACCTACCCCGGCGGCAAACACGGAGCGATCCGCCAGAGCACCACCGGTTTGCATGCCAGCACGCAGATCGTGCGCTTCTTCGACCGCGAGCTAGGCCCAATCCCACATTGA
- the mutT gene encoding 8-oxo-dGTP diphosphatase MutT, translated as MADKPRLRVVAAALFDAERRVLIAERPAGKHMAGWWEFPGGKVASGETDTEALVRELREELGVEARPDHEVMRLSHDYPDRTVDLVLWRATLTSGAPQGLDGQQLKWVDCQSLGNERMLPADTPFITALQRL; from the coding sequence GTGGCGGATAAACCCCGGCTGCGCGTCGTCGCCGCGGCGCTGTTCGATGCCGAGCGCCGCGTGCTGATCGCCGAACGGCCCGCGGGCAAACACATGGCCGGCTGGTGGGAATTCCCGGGCGGCAAGGTGGCGAGCGGCGAGACCGATACCGAGGCGCTGGTACGCGAGCTGCGCGAGGAGCTCGGCGTCGAAGCGCGGCCCGATCACGAAGTGATGCGGTTGAGCCACGACTATCCGGACCGGACGGTCGACCTCGTGTTGTGGCGCGCGACGCTCACGAGCGGCGCCCCGCAGGGTCTCGACGGGCAGCAATTGAAGTGGGTGGATTGTCAGTCACTCGGCAATGAGCGGATGCTGCCCGCCGACACGCCGTTCATAACGGCGCTGCAGCGATTATGA